From Plectropomus leopardus isolate mb chromosome 4, YSFRI_Pleo_2.0, whole genome shotgun sequence, the proteins below share one genomic window:
- the tmc8 gene encoding transmembrane channel-like protein 7 — MEEHNNVHIMRLLSGESTDSTVSSDSCEYYQTEIFDQLPSIQASRPEQDRQGSWEACEAHQGGPEAGERISHGHLSRGSKDKASIQPLKNLVMCIQGKRGARDRRKMQISNIGFWESWRRNQSINRKRVWAQMGGVLSGLLPWKHTLRAIGGRFGVGVKAYFVFLRYLVYMNLLHCALILGFILGPTAFYGRGNSSEPLKFGGNDSVLDFFLGSGYLDRSPVFFGFYTRGSLNLQCLNTPLLYFAGVLIILFLSFIMVVRRTMVGYKHTWMLGKRYSTNVSYKIFSGWDFTIQDPTAATLKHSFIKNDLKLFLEEQAFSQRKAQRTLGQQVRLYLLRFVLNLLVLSLLGGAFYLIYFATETSQDERKHYWLVSLVLQYLPPITITFVNLVLPHIFRKISSFEDYSFTMQVNATLVRSIFLKLASLGIYLFFIFTTEHQQNQFHCGENRFGREMYKLCIFNFLATFCNTFLLNYPRKLLQENYPLSLLARLLGKQHFLIPFNVLDLVYGQTVSWVGVYYCPLLPLIGTVTLMATIYIKKFTVLRCCVAEPRMFRASSSSVLFYFMLLLGLLMAATTLGFNLYQQEAVTNKNMSVSCGPFGNGETVHSVIGVCVDSLPRAAQTTLRYLASEAFALPLILAEIIILTSYVSRRRANQKAIERLKDMLVMSSSDKRFLVKEHATILRRQRNPHRVRSAPIIEDNPLNQRKDVPSMHANR, encoded by the exons ATGGAGGAGCACAATAATGTCCACATCATGAGACTCCTGTCAG GTGAGAGCACTGATTCCACCGTGTCGTCGGACTCCTGTGAGTACTATCAGACAGAGATATTTGATCAGCTGCCCAGCATCCAGGCCAGCCGGCCCGAGCAGGACAGACAGGGCTCATGGGAGGCCTGCGAGGCCCACCAGGGTGGCCCTGAAGCTGGGGAGAGGATCAGCCATGGCCACCTGTCCAGAGGATCCAAAGACAAGGCATCTATACAGCCGCTCAAGAACCTGGTCATGTGTATTCAGGGGAAGAGGGGCGCCAG GGACAGGAGAAAGATGCAAATCAGCAATATTGGTTTTTGGGAGTCATGGAGGCGGAACCAGAGCATCAACAGGAAAAGGGTTTGGGCGCAGATGGGAGGGGTCCTATCAGGCCTGTTGCCATGGAAGCACACGCTCCGTGCCATCGGAG GCAGGTTTGGAGTTGGCGTGAAGGCGTACTTTGTGTTCCTCAGATATCTGGTTTACATGAACCTCCTTCACTGTGCTCTCATCTTGGGTTTTATTCTGGGGCCGACAGCATTTTATGGCAGGGGCAACAGCAGCG AACCTTTGAAGTTTGGAGGCAATGACTCTGTTTTGGATTTCTTCCTGGGATCG GGCTACCTGGATCGATCCCCGGTCTTCTTTGGTTTCTATACTCGTGGCTCTCTGAATCTGCAGTGCTTGAACACACCTCTGCTGTACTTTGCTGGAgtcctcatcatcctcttcctcaGTTTCATCATGGTGGTCCGTCG AACGATGGTTGGCTACAAGCACACCTGGATGCTGGGGAAGCGTTACAGTACGAATGTGAGCTATAAGATCTTTAGCGGTTGGGACTTCACCATCCAGGACCCTACAGCTGCTACTCTCAAACACAGCTTCATCAAAAACGATCTCAAG cttTTCCTGGAGGAGCAGGCTTTCTCCCAGCGCAAGGCTCAGAGGACACTTGGACAGCAGGTGCGTCTCTACCTGCTCAGGTTCGTCCTCAACTTGCTCGTTCTGTCTCTGCTGGGTGGAGCCTTCTACCTCATCTACTTTGCCACTGAAACATCACAGGATGAG AGGAAGCACTACTGGTTGGTTAGTCTGGTGCTTCAGTACCTCCCTCCCATCACCATCACCTTTGTCAACCTGGTCCTCCCCCACATCTTTCGCAAGATCTCGTCTTTTGAAGACTACTCTTTCACCATGCAGGTCAATGCCACACTTGTTAG gagcATCTTCTTGAAGCTGGCGTCGCTGGGGATCtacttattttttatcttcACAACAGAACATCAGCAA AATCAGTTTCACTGCGGGGAGAACAGGTTCGGCCGAGAGATGTACAAGCTGTGTATCTTCAACTTCCTTGCCACTTTCTGCAACACCTTCCTCTTGAACTACCCCAGGAA GCTGCTGCAGGAGAATTACCCCTTATCCTTGCTTGCTCGGTTGTTGGGGAAACAGCATTTCCTGATCCCCTTCAATGTGTTGGATCTGGTGTATGGTCAGACAGTGTCCTGGGTGGGAGTCTATTACTGCCCTCTGCTGCCGCTGATAGGAACCGTCACACTGATGGCCACAATCTACATCAAAAAG TTCACGGTCCTGCGTTGCTGTGTGGCAGAACCGAGGATGTTTCGAGCCTCCAGCTCATCAGTTTTGTTCTACTTCATGTTGCTGCTGGGCCTCCTCATGGCTGCAACCACACTGGGTTTCAACCTCTACCAGCAAGAGGctgtgacaaacaaaaatat GTCCGTGTCCTGTGGTCCATTTGGAAATGGAGAAACTGTGCATAGTGTGATAGGAGTGTGTGTGGACAGTCTCCCACGTGCAGCACAGACCACTCTACGCTACCTGGCCTCTGAGGCCTTCGCCCTGCCGCTCATACTGGCCGAGAT TATAATCTTAACCTCATATGTGTCACGGAGACGAGCTAATCAGAAGGCCATCGAGAGACTGAAAGATATGCTGGTTATG AGCAGCTCAGATAAGCGTTTCCTGGTGAAAGAGCACGCCACCATACTCAGACGTCAGAGAAATCCCCACAGAGTGCGCTCTGCACCCATCATAGAGGACAACCCCCTCAACCAACGGAAAGATGTCCCCTCCATGCATGCAAACAGATAA